ATTTTCCTTTTCCTGTTTATTCATTAGTTAAAATATTCATAAGGGTTTTAAAAAAAGCCGCGCTGTATCTTATCTGTTCATCGTTGATTGCAACTTTAAAATGCATAGGCGGGAAAAGAAGCGAAAGATAGCCACCGCCATACAAATTTAGAAAAAGCGTTACGGTTGAATTCTCAGAAGAGACCAAAACCGCATCAAAATCCGTTATTTTACCTAGCTTGGCCACGTCGGTATGCTGTTTTACCTGCTCATAAAAAGAGGTCAGCATTTTATCTGCGCTTTTGATCCGCCAGACCCCAAACCGGTTAAGATAACAACGGCCGGCTTTATTGCTGCCGGCCGGTTGATCAGGCGACGGCAGTGAGGCCTGGAGAGATAAAAAGTAGTTGGCGCTGATCAGGCTGCTTTTTCGAACAAATGAAAGCGATCCTGAATATGGCAGCTCAGGGAAAACGATTTTTCCCTGCCGCCAGGAGCTGCTTTTGCCCAAATAGGGTTCAAATCGCCTTGCACCTTCAATCAGTATGCGTTGGCTGTCAATTTTCAGCATTCAATTCAGCTCCCGAAAGCCACGCCAACTTCTTTTTTGCTTTGAACAGGTTCTTCCATTTCCATATACTTGAGGACCGGTTCAAGGGGGGCCGGTTTAAATAACTTTTGATTCAGTACAAATTTGAGCCATAGCGCTGAATAAACAATTGATATGCCGATAAACAGACAGGACCAGCGCATGATGGTATTTCTGATTTCCGGGTCAGGGAAGATGTTTATAAAAGACGCCATCATCCCTAAAGCACCCAAGATCTGCGGCAAAGGAAAAAACGGGGATTTGTAGGGGCGTTTGAGTTGGGGATACCGAAGCCTAAGCACAATCACATCAATATGGGCGACGATATAGCAAAGCAGCCAGGAGGACACTGCGGCAAGCAGATAGACCATGATATTGCCTGCATTGGCGATACCGCCAAAATAAAAACAACCAATGCCCCCTGACATGGCCAGTATCCCGATCCAAGGAGTCTTGAAACGGGGATGCAGTTTGCCGAAAACGGCAGGAAGCTCTCCGTTTAAAGCCATGCTGTAAAGCATCCGGGGGACCACGGCAATAACGGTATTTACGGTGCTGGCGGTTGCAAAAAGACTTACAATTGAAATAATCACCAGGCCGGGTTTGCCCAAAACTGCCTGGGCCACCAGTATATGAGGGCTCAGCGACTCTGCCAAATCTCCCAGCGGCACATATTTAATGCAGGTAAGCCCGTACAACAGGTTTATAACAAAAATGATCAGCAGACCAAGGCTCATGGCCCGGGGAATATGCTTTTCCGGTTGCTGGATTTCCTGGGCCATGGGTGTTACGAATTCGATACCGATATACAGCCATATGGCCAGTGCAGTAAGGCTGAGCACACTCCATCCCATGGGATTGAAGTCCATTTGTGCAAGATGATGCAATGACGGGTTTGCAACCTCGGTGAGCCCGATAATACCCAATCCTGCAATGGTGGCCACCATTGCCAACAGCGGGCCCAGGGCAACCTGAGTGTAGGACCGGATACCTCCGGCATTGGGCATCAGGCAGGCAAGTTCCGCAAAACTTTGTGCCGAAAAATGCTGCAACACCCAGGCTGCAACCATGGCGATAACAAACCCGGGGCCGGCAATTCCCATGCCCTGGCCCAGAGTTACCAGCGTACTGGACGCTACGACCAGCCCCATGCTGACCGAAAGACAGGCCCAGAAGCCAAGCGATCTTTTTAAGTTGTCCATTCCGTTTCTCCTTATAAAACCGGTTAATTTGTTCTGGTGATTGACGCAGAACAAAGCTACCTTTTACAAGGCAAGCCGGTATTGGAAAAAACGGAACAGGATTGTTATTTTTTAAAAAACCTTAACAAAAACTGCCGTGAATGATCTGGGTTGGAGTGTTCATGGAGAACTCTTTAAATTCATTGATAAAATGGGCCTGGTCATAATAACCGGCATCCTGGGCAAGATCAGCAAACGTCACTTTTTTTTGTAATCTGAGCAAGCTGAAACTTCTCTGGAAACGCACAATTCTGGAAAAGAGCTTGGGAGAAATCCCCACATATTTTTTAAAAACATTGCTGACATGTCTCGTGGAGTATCCTGTTTCTTCGGCCAGTGCCTGAACCCTAATTTCTCCGCAGGAGGCATTTATTTTTTTTAGAAGAAATGAGATCAGCGACGGGGTGCAATCCTTATCGTTGTTGCAATGCGTATAATATTTTTCAAACAGGGAGATCCTTTCATAAAAAGATCCGGCGCCACAGATCAATTCCACAAACTCGTCTGAGTTGCTTTGGATATCGTCAAGCAGGATTTCCCGGTCTGTAAATTTAGAGAGCGGACTTTTTAAAATTTGTTTTGCTGTGCCCGGTAAAAATCTTGCGCCAAAATAAAGACTGCCCTTTTTAAACTCAATCTGTTTGCCTTTTTTGACCGACCCGCACACCGACGCCGTAGGTGCCGAATCGGAGCAATGGAAAAGAATGTCGATGGTTCCGTCCGGTACCGCCACGATGGCACGGTCATCATTGGATGGGACTTTAAAACTGTAGTACTGTGCCAGCAGGCCGGATGAAGAACCAATACGTGAGACAAACTGTCTGGTGGACAATTTAAAAAAGGGCTGTTCCGGTAGATAAAAGGAATTGTTCATCTTAAAACGGACTCTTTTCTTTGTTAAGCAACGTTACAAAATAAAAACGATAGTGACTTTTCACATTAGCAATACCGATAACATCGGCAGCGACTGCAACAACAGTGCCTGTATTCAAAACGATATCTTCAAAACTGGATTCAACGTCTTTTACTATTTGATTTTTAACTATATATTTTTTGCAAACTATTATTTAGATATTATCCAAAATTAAAACAAACATGTAGAACTATGGATTAAAATACATTTTTGTAGTGCATAAAACACAAAAATGTATTCAAAGGATCAATATCCCTTTTTAGGACTTCCGATTTTTCCAATACGAATATTTGGACTCGCTGGTATTGGTGTCTTTAGATTCACACAACTAAAACAGAAAGGATATACACATGACATTTCCCAAAATCGATTTTCTTTATCTTAGCGAAGCAGATATGGTCAAGGCCGGTGTAACCGAGATGGCAGGCTGCGTGGACGCCATGGAAACCATGTTCAAATTGCTTAAGGTCGGTGATTTCCGGATGGGCGGCCCCAACAGCAATTCCCATGGCGTGATGATGACTTTTCCGGAAAATTCTACGTTTCCAAACATGCCCACTGACGGCCCGGACAGGCGTTTTATGGCCATGCCGGCCTATCTTGGGGGTGAATTTGATATGGTTGGGATGAAATGGTACGGGTCAAACACGGAAAATCGTCAAAAAGGACTTCCCCGCTCGATCTTGATGTTCACCCTCAATGACAAGGATACCGGCGCCCCCCTGGCCTATATGTCGGCAAACTTGCTTAGTGCATATCGGACCGGTGCAGTGCCCGGTGTGGGATTCAGGCATTTTGCCAAAAAAGATTCAAGTGTTGTGGGCATTGTGGGACCGGGAGTGATGAGTAAAACAGCCTTTGATGCCATCATGGCGGAACGTCCGGGGATCAAAACAGTAAAGATCAAAGGCAGGGGCAAAAAATCCATGGACGACTTTATTGCTTATCTGAACCAAAAGTACCCGTCCATAGAAAAGGTTGAGCCGGTTGCCGATATCGAGCAGGCTGCCAAGGACGCGGATATTCTTTTTGTGGGCACATCCTCTCCCACAGGCGACATCAGCGAATACCCCTACATTAATGAAGCGTGGCTGAAACCGGGAGCGGTGATATGCTGTCCTGCTGCCGCCCGCTTTGACGATGACTTCATCCTCAACCGGGCAAGAAGCGTGGCCGACTGGATCAACCTCTATGAAGCCTGGGCCGAGGAGATGCCCTATCCGGCCTATGAAACCATCCCCATTCCTGCCGTACGCTGTATGGATCTGATTGCTGATGGAAAAATGGAAAAAAGCCAGGTCGATGATCTGGGTGACATTCTCACCGGAAAGGTGCCGGCCCGAAGAGATGAAGATGAGATTATTATTTACTCAGTGGGTGGACTGCCTGTGGAAGATGTGGCTTGGGGGACTACCATATATCGAAATGCCCTGGAAAAGGGAGTCGGCACTAAGCTGAATCTTTGGGACACGCCTGAGCTTGCCTGATGAGCTTGCCTGTCAGATTGAACTGTAAGGAGTTTTAAATGTTTAAAAGATTGCATGATAACAGACCCGGAGTGGATCGGGTGACAATTACCTTTGAAGGCGAGCCGTTGGAAGTTCCGGCAACTGAAACCGTTATAGCGGCTGTTATGGCCTCTGGGGCCGGTTATAACCGGACCTCGCCAATCAGTGGCGCACACCGTGCGGCGTACTGTCATATGGGTGTCTGCCATGAATGCCTCATGGAGATTGACGGCGTTCCAAATCAGCAAGCCTGCAAGATCCAAGTACGCGACGGTATGGTTGTGAAGCGACAGTATGGTACAAAGGAGCCGGTCAATGGATAAGCGCTACGATTTGGTTATTGTTGGTGCCGGCCCCGGCGGTCTTGCGGCGGCAGTCACTGCCGATAAACTAAGCCTATCTACTTTGGTGGTGGATGAACAGCCGGAACCCGGTGGACAGCTCTATCGTTCAATAGAGCGCAGCCTTCCTGAAAATGCTGATACGCTTGGCAAGGACTATCTTGCCGGCAAGCAACTGGTCGAGTCATTTCGTGCATCCGGTGTCACCTACCTGCCCAATAACATTGTCTGGAATATCGATAACGCGTTCAATGTTGACTTGATATCCGAAGGGATACCCCAGCGGGTGCTCGGCCGCCGGATTTTGTTCAGCGTCGGGGCCCAAGAGCGGCCGGTGCCGATTCCCAATTGGACGCTTCCCGGGGTGATGGGCGCCGCAGCTGCGGACATCCTGTTCAAGTCAGCAGATATGGTTCCCGAAGGCCCGGTTGTCCTGGCGGGCAGCGGGCCGCTGTTGTTGCTGGTTGCCTGGCACCTGGTTGATAACGGTGTTAATATTTCTGCGATGGTGGAAACGGCCGGCTTAAAGGATTACTTCAAAGCAATGGCCTACCTGCCCGGGGCATTATGCCAAAGCAGCTATCTTCTCAAAGGGCTGCAGATGAGAATGAAGGTGAAACGTGCAGGCGTGCCACTTTACATCGGTTGTCGCGACCTGGCCGTGTTCGGTGAGAAGCAGGCAGAAGGGTTGGCATTTACCTGCCGCGGCAAGCAGCTAAAAGTGCCTGCGGCAACGGTCCTGCTGCATGAAGGGGTGGTGCCGAACCTGTGTTTTACCCGTTTGCTCAACTGTGAACACGAATGGTACGCCCCGCAGCGTTACTGGCGGCCGGTGATCGATCGCTGGGGGCGAACGAGCGTGCCGGGTGTTTCGGTGGCTGGAGATGCCGGTGGCATCAACGGAGGGGCAGCGGCACAAATTGTCGGCCATCTTGCCGCCATTGACGCCGCCTGCGGGCTGGAGGTGTTCACCGAGGCAGAGCGTGATCGTCTGGCCCAGCCGTATCTGAAAACCGCACATCGGGAAAAGTTGATCCGTCCCTTTATCGACCACCTCTTTCCACCGAGCCGGCAGGCTCTGGCTCCACCCGACGATGAGACACTTGTCTGCCGCTGTGAAGAGTTGACCGCAGGTCAGATCCGTGACGCAATCGCTAAAGGGGCACGCCATCCAGCCCAGGTTAAAGGCCAGACGCGTGCCGGGATGGGCCCCTGTCAGGGAAGAATGTGCGGCGCGACAATTGCCGAAATTATTGCCGAAAGTTGTGCGCTTGATATTAAAGAGGTCGGTACACTTCGGGTCAGACCGCCACTCCAACCTTTGAGTATTGAACAGTTGGCAAATCTGGAATTGGGAGAAGAACGTTGATGAAGACAAATGCAGATGTGATCATCATAGGAGGCGGTATTATAGGTTGTTCGACCGCCTACTATTTAGCAAAAAAAGGCAAAACGGTCATCGTTCTGGAAAAAGGGAATAAAATCGGATATGGCGGATCAGGCCGAAACGGCGGTGGGGTGCGCCAGTCCGGCAGGGATAAAAGAGAGCTGCCTTTGGCCATGTATGGCGTGCAAAACCTCTGGCCGCATCTTTCCGAAGAGCTGGGAACGGATGTCGAATATTACCAGCGGGGGAATCTTCGGCTGGGTAAAACTGATGAACATCTTAAAATCCTGCAAGGACTCACCGATGTTGCGGTTTCCCTGGGCCTTGATGTGAAGATGATAAGCGGTGAAGAGGTTAGAGAAATTTGTCCGCACCTGTCTGATGAAGTGATCGGGGCAAGCTGGTGCCAAAGTGATGGTCATGCAAACCCGTTGCTCACAACGTTAGCATTTTATAACAAGGCCAATGCATTAGGTGTACGCTTTCTTTTTGAACAAAGTGTGCTGGCGATAAAAAAGGTTGCCGGCCGGGCGAGAACGGTCGTTACCACCAGCGGGGAGTTTGAAACAGAAAAAATTGTCCTGGCTGCCGGCTATGAAAGCCAAGTGATCGCTAAAACCTGCGGCGTAGACGTGCCTGTTAAGAAAATCGCACTGAATACCTTGATCACCGATGCACAGCCACCCATGTTTTATCAGATGCTCGGCACCGCCATGGCTGATTTTTACGGCCATCAAACCACCCATGGCTCCTTTATTTTCGGTGCGGGAACCCCGCTGGATTCCGACTCTATTACCAGTGCAGCAGACCATCCGCCGGCTGGCGCCACCGCAGCAACATGCAAAGGGATTTTAGGTTACATACCCGCCTTGAAACACGCAAAAGTGGTTCGCAGCTGGGTCGGTTTTATTGATTGGTGCGAGGATAAAGTTCCGGTAATCGACCATGTCCAAGAGGTCCCCGGTTTGATTCTGGGTTTTGGATTCTCCGGACACGGCTTCGGAATTTCTCCTTGCGTAGGCACTGTCCTGTCGGAACTGGCCTGCGACGAAACCCCTTCCATCGATATCAGTGAACTCAA
This window of the uncultured Desulfobacter sp. genome carries:
- a CDS encoding APC family permease, with the translated sequence MDNLKRSLGFWACLSVSMGLVVASSTLVTLGQGMGIAGPGFVIAMVAAWVLQHFSAQSFAELACLMPNAGGIRSYTQVALGPLLAMVATIAGLGIIGLTEVANPSLHHLAQMDFNPMGWSVLSLTALAIWLYIGIEFVTPMAQEIQQPEKHIPRAMSLGLLIIFVINLLYGLTCIKYVPLGDLAESLSPHILVAQAVLGKPGLVIISIVSLFATASTVNTVIAVVPRMLYSMALNGELPAVFGKLHPRFKTPWIGILAMSGGIGCFYFGGIANAGNIMVYLLAAVSSWLLCYIVAHIDVIVLRLRYPQLKRPYKSPFFPLPQILGALGMMASFINIFPDPEIRNTIMRWSCLFIGISIVYSALWLKFVLNQKLFKPAPLEPVLKYMEMEEPVQSKKEVGVAFGS
- a CDS encoding helix-turn-helix domain-containing protein — translated: MNNSFYLPEQPFFKLSTRQFVSRIGSSSGLLAQYYSFKVPSNDDRAIVAVPDGTIDILFHCSDSAPTASVCGSVKKGKQIEFKKGSLYFGARFLPGTAKQILKSPLSKFTDREILLDDIQSNSDEFVELICGAGSFYERISLFEKYYTHCNNDKDCTPSLISFLLKKINASCGEIRVQALAEETGYSTRHVSNVFKKYVGISPKLFSRIVRFQRSFSLLRLQKKVTFADLAQDAGYYDQAHFINEFKEFSMNTPTQIIHGSFC
- a CDS encoding tyramine oxidase subunit B, with amino-acid sequence MTFPKIDFLYLSEADMVKAGVTEMAGCVDAMETMFKLLKVGDFRMGGPNSNSHGVMMTFPENSTFPNMPTDGPDRRFMAMPAYLGGEFDMVGMKWYGSNTENRQKGLPRSILMFTLNDKDTGAPLAYMSANLLSAYRTGAVPGVGFRHFAKKDSSVVGIVGPGVMSKTAFDAIMAERPGIKTVKIKGRGKKSMDDFIAYLNQKYPSIEKVEPVADIEQAAKDADILFVGTSSPTGDISEYPYINEAWLKPGAVICCPAAARFDDDFILNRARSVADWINLYEAWAEEMPYPAYETIPIPAVRCMDLIADGKMEKSQVDDLGDILTGKVPARRDEDEIIIYSVGGLPVEDVAWGTTIYRNALEKGVGTKLNLWDTPELA
- a CDS encoding (2Fe-2S)-binding protein, producing MFKRLHDNRPGVDRVTITFEGEPLEVPATETVIAAVMASGAGYNRTSPISGAHRAAYCHMGVCHECLMEIDGVPNQQACKIQVRDGMVVKRQYGTKEPVNG
- a CDS encoding NAD(P)/FAD-dependent oxidoreductase yields the protein MDKRYDLVIVGAGPGGLAAAVTADKLSLSTLVVDEQPEPGGQLYRSIERSLPENADTLGKDYLAGKQLVESFRASGVTYLPNNIVWNIDNAFNVDLISEGIPQRVLGRRILFSVGAQERPVPIPNWTLPGVMGAAAADILFKSADMVPEGPVVLAGSGPLLLLVAWHLVDNGVNISAMVETAGLKDYFKAMAYLPGALCQSSYLLKGLQMRMKVKRAGVPLYIGCRDLAVFGEKQAEGLAFTCRGKQLKVPAATVLLHEGVVPNLCFTRLLNCEHEWYAPQRYWRPVIDRWGRTSVPGVSVAGDAGGINGGAAAQIVGHLAAIDAACGLEVFTEAERDRLAQPYLKTAHREKLIRPFIDHLFPPSRQALAPPDDETLVCRCEELTAGQIRDAIAKGARHPAQVKGQTRAGMGPCQGRMCGATIAEIIAESCALDIKEVGTLRVRPPLQPLSIEQLANLELGEER
- a CDS encoding FAD-binding oxidoreductase, producing MKTNADVIIIGGGIIGCSTAYYLAKKGKTVIVLEKGNKIGYGGSGRNGGGVRQSGRDKRELPLAMYGVQNLWPHLSEELGTDVEYYQRGNLRLGKTDEHLKILQGLTDVAVSLGLDVKMISGEEVREICPHLSDEVIGASWCQSDGHANPLLTTLAFYNKANALGVRFLFEQSVLAIKKVAGRARTVVTTSGEFETEKIVLAAGYESQVIAKTCGVDVPVKKIALNTLITDAQPPMFYQMLGTAMADFYGHQTTHGSFIFGAGTPLDSDSITSAADHPPAGATAATCKGILGYIPALKHAKVVRSWVGFIDWCEDKVPVIDHVQEVPGLILGFGFSGHGFGISPCVGTVLSELACDETPSIDISELNYGRFSGS